In Rissa tridactyla isolate bRisTri1 chromosome 2, bRisTri1.patW.cur.20221130, whole genome shotgun sequence, a single window of DNA contains:
- the ID4 gene encoding DNA-binding protein inhibitor ID-4 isoform X1, giving the protein MKAVSPVRHPSRKAQPGVAGGGGGGGHPALRCLAEHSGCKGGPPSGEEPAALCLQCDMNDCYSRLRKLVPTIPPNKRVSKVEILQHVIDYILDLQLALETHPALLRQQQPPPPALHPGSCPAGTPRTPLTALNTDPAGSVNKPGDSILCR; this is encoded by the exons ATGAAAGCCGTGAGTCCCGTCCGGCACCCCAGCCGCAAGGCGCAGCCCGGcgtggcgggcggcggcggcggggggggacacccagccctGCGGTGCCTGGCCGAGCACAGCGGCTGCAAGGGGGGCCCGCCGTCGGGCGAGGAGCCGGCGGCGCTGTGCCTGCAGTGCGATATGAATGACTGTTACAGCCGGCTGAGGAAGCTGGTGCCCACCATCCCGCCCAACAAGAGGGTCAGCAAAGTGGAGATCCTGCAGCATGTCATCGACTACATTCTCGACCTGCAGCTGGCTCTGGAGACGCACCCGGCGCTGCtccggcagcagcagccgccgccgcccgccctgcaCCCGGGCAGCTGTCCGGCGGGCACCCCCAGGACCCCGCTGACAGCCCTCAACACTGACCCG GCTGGCTCTGTTAACAAGCCGGGGGACAGCATCCTCTGCCGCTGA
- the ID4 gene encoding DNA-binding protein inhibitor ID-4 isoform X2, with amino-acid sequence MKAVSPVRHPSRKAQPGVAGGGGGGGHPALRCLAEHSGCKGGPPSGEEPAALCLQCDMNDCYSRLRKLVPTIPPNKRVSKVEILQHVIDYILDLQLALETHPALLRQQQPPPPALHPGSCPAGTPRTPLTALNTDPVRGWLC; translated from the exons ATGAAAGCCGTGAGTCCCGTCCGGCACCCCAGCCGCAAGGCGCAGCCCGGcgtggcgggcggcggcggcggggggggacacccagccctGCGGTGCCTGGCCGAGCACAGCGGCTGCAAGGGGGGCCCGCCGTCGGGCGAGGAGCCGGCGGCGCTGTGCCTGCAGTGCGATATGAATGACTGTTACAGCCGGCTGAGGAAGCTGGTGCCCACCATCCCGCCCAACAAGAGGGTCAGCAAAGTGGAGATCCTGCAGCATGTCATCGACTACATTCTCGACCTGCAGCTGGCTCTGGAGACGCACCCGGCGCTGCtccggcagcagcagccgccgccgcccgccctgcaCCCGGGCAGCTGTCCGGCGGGCACCCCCAGGACCCCGCTGACAGCCCTCAACACTGACCCGGTAAGAG GCTGGCTCTGTTAA